The Acipenser ruthenus chromosome 27, fAciRut3.2 maternal haplotype, whole genome shotgun sequence genome includes a window with the following:
- the LOC117432322 gene encoding inner centromere protein A-like isoform X5, which translates to MDTLSKDTSSLLEMFDLKLKEYVNDVENNHMVWLLEIQEEASKMFCSDFSSEPELMPKTPSQKRKGRKRLSVSGSGTQNPNKRRISKGRRSNVRRSSSMKVQVLSLLAEEVEQGGQQGWEAEGARPKRSTRKAAQAAKEAPSDCQAGADLAEGRVPQVEISSVERRSAELAQQEVETSASTKTSRLLAVPGASSLSVPAVGAPVPEHSGGSGRSVSKLPIAEVSGAEAGASGCETDDAPKSRKRAPRSSGRRSIGGQRSLLSVRESMTRESLRRASRRSFLKKKAQLESSASSTVSRKNDAEVTEEEEEEAAKHEEAVPDATPETPIPVMEIVNSPSKRQSGRPATRSSTQSSLEAQTVPSLEDCNPEKTDEAQTGLRQKPSCKRPVNEVESSAGTGAQQDEVSASPKKKTPSPPSRTHSVMKPHMKSFLQTVQKNQLLMTPISVGRSTVVKSFIKRTTPLKVDLKEKERQRLEMLKKKQEQEIERKKKLEEDKRRKLEEMKRKREDRLRKVIEAREREEQKEEEKKKKIEQKFAQFDEKNDKLREERLAEEKAKRKVNTKKTEEVESRRRQEEEARRNKIQAAEEEERLLLKRREEEEELERGRKLAEARRLQELELERKREQERIQAERERERAEKEKADALQREVARAAREKLALKAAEEKARLHKEAEERRKEEQRQAELELQEKLAKEKLAKEKQVAAKILNVTVDIEKSPQSYQMTPKGGNVQNLDADDYGMDLKSDDSTDDEGEPKKPLPSWAEGKRLNQAVMHQYYNPIDLDRRFRKVLPIKLEEIFCKSKPRYFKRTSSAVWHSPPGGRSNATNMGTYSLSKF; encoded by the exons ATGGACACACTCTCGAAGGACACCAGCTCCTTGCTGGAGATGTTTGATTTGAAGCTGAAGGAGTACGTGAACGACGTGGAGAACAACCACATGGTCTGGCTGCTGGAGATCCAGGAGGAGGCCAGCAAGATGTTCTGCAG TGATTTCAGTTCTGAGCCCGAGTTGATGCCCAAGACCCCCTCCCAGAAGAGAAAGGGTCGGAAGAGGCTGTCTGTGAGTGGGAGTGGGACCCAGAACCCCAACAAGAGGCG AATCTCCAAGGGCAGGCGGAGCAATGTGCGTCGCTCCTCCTCGATGAAGGTGCAGGTCCTCAGCCTGCTGGCAGAGGAGGTGGAGCAGGGAGGGCAGCAGGGGTGGGAGGCGGAGGGGGCCAGGCCCAAGAGGAGCACCCGCAAGGCAGCCCAGGCTGCCAAGGAGGCCCCCTCGGACTGCCAGGCAGGGGCAGACCTGGCGGAGGGGAGAGTCCCCCAGGTGGaaatcagcagtgtggagcgcCGGTCTGCAGAGCTTGCCCAGCAGGAGGTGGAAACATCTGCCTCCACTAAGACCTCCAGGCTGCTGGCCGTCCCAGGAGCATCCTCTCTCAGCGTGCCTGCAGTGGGAGCCCCTGTGCCAGAGCACAGCGGGGGCTCGGGGCGCAGCGTCTCCAAGCTGCCCATCGCGGAGGTCAGCGGTGCCGAGGCAGGGGCGTCGGGGTGCGAGACTGACGACGCCCCCAAGTCCCGCAAGCGGGCCCCCCGGTCCTCGGGGAGGCGCTCAATCGGGGGCCAGCGGTCGCTGCTCAGCGTGCGGGAGAGCATGACCCGCGAGTCCCTGCGCAGGGCCAGCCGTCGCTCCTTCCTCAAGAAGAAGGCTCAGCTGGAATCCTCCGCCTCCAGCACTGTGAGCC GTAAAAACGATGCTGAAGtcacggaggaggaggaggaggaggcggcgaAGCA TGAGGAGGCTGTGCCTGATGCTACCCCAGAAACTCCCATCCCAGTGATGGAG ATCGTCAACTCCCCATCCAAACGTCAGTCCGGCCGGCCAGCCACCAGGAGCAGCACACAGTCCAGCCTGGAGGCACAGACCGTGCCCTCTCTGGAAG ACTGCAATCCGGAGAAGACAGACGAAGCTCAAACAGGTCTCAG ACAGAAGCCCAGCTGCAAGCGTCCTGTGAACGAGGTGGAGAGCAGTGCTGGGACAGGAGCTCAGCAGGACGAGGTCTCCGCCAGCCCCAAGAAGAAAACGCCCTCCCCTCCCAGCAGGACCCACAGT gtgatGAAGCCCCACATGAAGTCCTTCCTCCAAACTGTGCAGAAGAACCAGCTGCTCATGACCCCCATCTCTGTCGGCCGCTCCACTGTCGTCAAGTCATTCATCAAACGCACCACCCCACTCAAGGTGGACCTCAAG GAGAAGGAGAGGCAGCGTCTGGAGATGCTGAAGAAGAAACAGGAGCAGGAGATCGAGAGGAAGAAGAAGCTGGAGGAGGATAAGAGACGCAAGCTGGAAGAGATGAAGAG GAAGCGCGAGGATCGCTTGCGTAAGGTGATTGAGGCTCGAGAGAGGGAGGAGCAGAAGGAAgaggagaagaagaaaaaaattgagCAAAAGTTTGCTCAGTTCGATGAGAAGAACGACAAG CTGCGTGAGGAGCGGCTGGCAGAGGAGAAGGCGAAGAGGAAAGTGAACACCAAGAAGACTGAAGAGGTGGAGAGCCGGCGCAGACAGGAGGAGGAGGCGCGCAGGAACAAGATCCAGGCTGCG GAGGAGGAAGAGCGGCTGCTCCTGAAGAGgcgtgaggaggaggaggagctggagcgCGGCAGGAAGCTGGCAGAGGCTCGCAGACtgcaggagctggagctggagaggaAGAGGGAGCAGGAAAGGATCCAGGCAGAGAG GGAGCGTGAGCGAGCAGAGAAGGAGAAGGCAGATGCCCTGCAGAGAGAGGTGGCGCGCGCAGCCAGAGAGAAGCTTGCGCTGAAGGCAGCGGAGGAGAAAGCGAGGCTGCACAAGGAGgcggaggagaggaggaag GAGGAGCAGCGTCAAGCTGAGCTCGAGCTCCAGGAGAAGCTGGCAAAGGAGAAGCTGGCCAAGGAGAAGCAGGTGGCTGCGAAGATCCTCAACGTCACGGTCGACATTGAG AAATCTCCTCAGTCCTACCAGATGACTCCCAAGGGTGGCAACGTGCAGAATTTGGATGCTGATGATTATGGGATGGATCTGAAAAGTGACGATTCGACGGATGACGAAGGGGAGCCAAAGAAGCCCCTCCCGTCCTGGGCTGAGG GCAAGAGGCTGAACCAGGCAGTCATGCACCAGTACTACAACCCCATCGATCTGGACCGGCGCTTCCGCAAGGTCCTGCCAATCAAGCTGGAGGAAATCTTCTGCAAGAGCAAACCACGCTACTTCAAACGCACCAGCTCTGCGGTGTGGCACTCCCCACCCGGGGGGCGCAGCAACGCCACCAACATGGGCACCTACTCCCTCAGCAAGTTCTAA